The Lacipirellula parvula genome window below encodes:
- a CDS encoding glycosyltransferase — protein MSARPLISLCMIVRDNARTLGACLESIAPWVDEMIVVDTGSTDDTRQIAQLAGAQVHQFPWCDDFSAARNESLRLATGEWLFWMDSDDTISEECGRQLQELAIAPLDFAPTAFVMQVHCPGPPETSDVTVVDHVKMFRNDPRIRFEGRIHEQIVPAVRRINGEIHWTSIFVTHSGSEHTADARKRKQTRDLRLLELEYSEQPQHPFVLFNLGMTYADMDDFPRAVRYLEECLTVSAAEESHVRKAYALLAGCLQQVDRDEDCRALLERGLQLYDKDAELLFRLGVLEQKLSNHLAAVSAYTTALEDHGERRFSSRDRGITGYKARHNLAGVYREMGRFDLAELQWRLAIHDEPAFKPSWQSLIDLLAEQKKLVTLELELEKAVEQQCYATGEIAVGRAKLLAARGEYGEAINALDEAIACSSGNSSEAMRLKCQLLFEHFSAEDAAVWLERLCEIIPEDGAAWHNLATAHQMTGHTSLAAIHYERSLALRPDAARTWMQLGYAQRDLGRIEAAHQSWRRAKEIAPRDPFVCALDEALAFSGEH, from the coding sequence ATGAGTGCGCGTCCGCTAATCAGCCTCTGCATGATAGTGCGAGACAACGCGCGAACGCTCGGCGCCTGCCTAGAGAGCATTGCTCCATGGGTGGATGAAATGATCGTCGTCGACACGGGGTCGACTGACGACACGCGCCAGATTGCCCAGCTCGCCGGCGCGCAGGTCCACCAATTTCCTTGGTGCGACGATTTCTCAGCGGCAAGGAACGAATCTCTGCGGCTGGCGACGGGTGAGTGGCTGTTCTGGATGGACTCCGACGACACAATTTCGGAGGAATGCGGACGCCAGTTGCAAGAGCTCGCTATTGCGCCTTTAGATTTTGCACCAACTGCTTTTGTGATGCAGGTTCACTGTCCGGGACCTCCGGAGACATCCGATGTGACAGTCGTCGATCACGTGAAGATGTTCCGGAATGATCCTCGAATTCGATTCGAGGGGCGGATTCACGAGCAGATTGTCCCGGCGGTCCGGCGGATCAATGGCGAAATCCACTGGACGAGCATCTTCGTCACTCATTCTGGCTCCGAGCACACGGCTGATGCTCGCAAGCGCAAGCAGACTCGAGACTTACGGCTGCTCGAATTGGAATATTCAGAACAGCCGCAACATCCTTTTGTACTTTTTAATTTAGGGATGACCTATGCCGACATGGATGATTTCCCGCGGGCGGTTCGTTACTTAGAAGAATGCTTAACTGTTTCTGCGGCTGAAGAGTCGCATGTCCGTAAGGCGTATGCGCTGTTGGCTGGATGCTTGCAGCAAGTCGATCGCGATGAAGATTGCCGTGCATTGCTTGAGCGTGGCCTGCAGCTGTACGACAAGGACGCTGAACTACTTTTCCGATTGGGCGTTTTAGAGCAAAAGTTATCTAATCACCTAGCCGCGGTTAGCGCCTACACAACGGCTCTGGAGGATCATGGCGAACGTCGATTCTCGAGCCGAGATCGAGGAATCACAGGGTACAAGGCCCGACACAATCTTGCGGGGGTCTATCGGGAGATGGGCCGATTCGATCTAGCGGAACTGCAATGGCGATTGGCGATTCATGATGAACCTGCCTTCAAACCATCGTGGCAAAGCCTGATCGACCTACTCGCTGAGCAGAAAAAGCTGGTGACACTAGAACTTGAGCTTGAAAAGGCTGTCGAGCAGCAATGCTACGCGACTGGCGAGATCGCTGTTGGCAGAGCCAAGCTGCTGGCAGCGCGGGGCGAATATGGCGAAGCTATCAATGCGCTCGACGAGGCAATAGCTTGTTCGAGCGGTAATTCCTCGGAGGCTATGCGACTGAAGTGCCAGCTTTTGTTTGAGCATTTCTCGGCTGAAGACGCGGCCGTTTGGTTAGAGCGACTTTGTGAGATTATTCCTGAAGATGGCGCCGCTTGGCACAATTTGGCTACCGCCCATCAAATGACGGGCCACACTTCGCTTGCGGCGATTCATTACGAAAGGTCACTAGCACTACGGCCAGACGCGGCGAGAACGTGGATGCAGCTGGGGTATGCCCAGCGCGACCTAGGGAGAATTGAGGCGGCGCACCAGTCATGGAGACGAGCCAAAGAAATCGCGCCGCGTGACCCGTTCGTTTGTGCATTGGACGAAGCTTTAGCGTTTTCCGGGGAGCACTAA
- the rfbC gene encoding dTDP-4-dehydrorhamnose 3,5-epimerase, which produces MDIYGTAIEGPLVIEPTVFRDDRGFFIESFHEAKFQSAGLEHTFVQDGHSRSKRRTLRGLHYQNPYPQGKLVSVIRGEIFDVAVDLRRASPTFGRWAGFYLSEDNHRFLYIPPGFAHGFCVTSNVADVTYKCTDFYPAGSEHSIAWNDPQLAIDWPVRNPILSPKDQSAALLAESYCFGDATATMMTV; this is translated from the coding sequence ATGGATATCTATGGTACAGCGATCGAAGGGCCGCTAGTTATTGAGCCGACCGTGTTCAGGGATGACAGAGGGTTCTTCATTGAATCATTTCACGAGGCAAAATTTCAATCCGCCGGCCTGGAGCATACTTTTGTGCAGGACGGGCATTCCCGATCGAAGCGGCGGACACTGCGCGGCCTCCACTATCAAAATCCATATCCGCAAGGAAAACTCGTCTCAGTGATTCGTGGAGAAATCTTCGATGTGGCGGTTGACCTGCGTCGCGCCTCTCCGACGTTCGGGCGGTGGGCTGGGTTTTATTTGAGCGAAGACAATCACCGGTTCTTGTACATTCCGCCGGGCTTCGCACATGGATTCTGCGTCACCAGCAATGTCGCAGACGTTACCTATAAATGCACTGACTTCTACCCCGCTGGCAGCGAACATTCGATTGCGTGGAACGACCCGCAACTCGCCATCGACTGGCCTGTTCGGAATCCGATTCTTTCGCCGAAAGATCAGTCGGCGGCCTTGCTGGCGGAATCTTATTGTTTCGGCGACGCGACTGCGACGATGATGACCGTCTAG
- a CDS encoding glycosyltransferase, with protein sequence MKSVAFPENRPLISVAACVVISRGERILATKLAAIVPLFDEVIVVEVGSRDRSEAIADEYGAHYLSAPPSESASGIDLARRRIIQSDWLVELDGAECPPESTILLLRERLTQADFGENVVVVSRGADFESPGIKALRYGSSSSNVNPLATVNHCLTVDVIILSYCKTKREYEMTCQCLRTLRASSDRIRFNVVMVETAAPHLLDGYAGAGKCFGDECEVVFPQQKFNYNQFLQKGFERLQKSQARYLLIANNDVLFRPQFAEGLLESLGTYDSASPWCPNYHEQYFDPRQRFHEGRRTSFELCGWGIAFRKELLTKVSFEELFPAEFEFWFQDNYYGWQLERLGARHVLVTDAKVEHLFNQSHSLIDADDKERFTAGAQDVFDRKTSSAQISEETLLTVAIASLPSRAGSSFPALIEELARQAKGKPVEILSLMDNKQSTLGVKRNRLASLAKGRYISFVDDDDQVAPNYVESLVEAIQSEPGVDCVTFDAWVTVNGSSGKVCKYGVDYEDINCDDAYYRRPNHVCCFRTEIARCVPREDITWGEDSSWSKAAMPLVHRELRLDRTLYYYRYDPSMSESPPPRPSGASQQERRRPRLRLTIAVLSIAARVRSFLPTLIERLAIQLRERPVELLVLLDNQLTSIGEKRNSLIATAQGEYVAFVDDDDRVTDDYVDSLLQAINDHAGVDCIVFDAWVTNDGAGGRTCRYGIEYDNEDRSDAYYRRPNHLCAIRTEIAKSVPFEAVSWHEDFCWAAALAPRLRTQARIERVLYYYDFCSATSASASPEKHAALEGRRSQSVALGSSPGGRSEAELPIYGFIHVAMMNHWRRVVEEQLLKLKASGLWDRTERIFVGLLGPQRDHFDFEDDKLEVVYYSPDIEEAEFPTLMFLEDFCSSRDCFAYYLHTKGVFRVSPHTDDWRRLMEHFAIYRHDECVNALVTHDVCGVNWHEQSIGPHFPGNFWWARSSYIRSLPSIHTFNADSISNRRDRHDCERWIGLNPAARVACLHQSGVNHYDSPYPSARYSSVGEVSNVLALDAPSAWRGLEQRFQNLIEGIGAIETVVEIGVEYGYSLFCFATALPNATVIGIDPYQNVLSGHYAGDAGYGVMGSSDSEAWVRRFLPQFPRAILLRAESREIARVFVGKIDVLHIDAIHSYQNVRADFEAWEPHVRPGGCVLFHDTRSYPDDVGRFFRELSGRKAEIVEHHGLGAWYKPQRPVCRPDTYSTRAGQVEENAIAIAMS encoded by the coding sequence ATGAAATCAGTCGCCTTTCCGGAAAATCGGCCACTCATCAGCGTTGCAGCTTGCGTTGTGATTTCACGTGGCGAGCGTATTCTCGCAACAAAACTCGCAGCGATTGTCCCGTTATTCGATGAAGTCATCGTGGTGGAAGTGGGATCCCGGGATCGATCTGAGGCGATCGCCGACGAGTACGGTGCTCACTACTTGAGCGCCCCCCCTAGTGAATCGGCGTCGGGCATCGATCTCGCCCGTCGGCGGATAATTCAGTCAGACTGGCTTGTTGAGCTCGACGGCGCCGAATGTCCACCGGAAAGTACTATTCTCTTATTGCGAGAAAGACTGACCCAAGCGGATTTCGGCGAGAATGTGGTCGTTGTCTCGCGTGGAGCCGACTTCGAATCGCCAGGAATTAAGGCATTGCGGTATGGCTCATCGTCGTCGAATGTGAATCCGCTTGCCACTGTGAATCATTGTCTCACCGTAGATGTCATCATACTGTCGTATTGTAAGACGAAGCGTGAGTACGAAATGACGTGCCAGTGCTTGCGAACGCTCAGGGCTAGTAGTGATCGCATTCGCTTCAACGTTGTAATGGTCGAAACAGCTGCTCCCCATCTACTGGACGGCTACGCGGGTGCCGGCAAGTGCTTTGGTGATGAGTGCGAAGTTGTCTTTCCGCAACAGAAATTTAATTACAATCAATTCCTGCAAAAAGGATTTGAAAGACTTCAAAAGTCTCAGGCGAGATATCTCTTAATCGCCAACAATGACGTTTTGTTCAGGCCGCAATTTGCAGAAGGGCTTCTAGAATCCCTTGGAACTTATGATTCGGCGAGTCCCTGGTGTCCAAATTATCACGAACAGTATTTCGATCCTCGACAGCGGTTCCATGAGGGGCGACGTACTTCGTTCGAGCTTTGTGGTTGGGGGATAGCGTTTCGCAAAGAGCTGCTCACGAAAGTGTCATTCGAAGAACTGTTTCCGGCCGAGTTTGAATTTTGGTTTCAGGATAATTATTACGGCTGGCAACTGGAACGGCTTGGCGCTCGCCATGTCTTAGTCACTGACGCTAAAGTCGAGCACCTCTTCAACCAGAGCCACTCGCTAATTGACGCTGACGACAAGGAGCGGTTTACTGCAGGAGCGCAGGATGTATTTGATCGCAAGACCTCGAGCGCGCAGATTTCAGAGGAGACGCTGCTCACCGTCGCGATCGCGTCTCTACCCAGTCGTGCAGGTAGTTCGTTTCCCGCGTTAATTGAAGAATTGGCGAGGCAGGCGAAGGGCAAGCCGGTTGAGATACTCTCACTGATGGACAACAAGCAGTCGACGCTCGGAGTCAAGCGCAATCGGCTAGCGTCGCTGGCAAAGGGGCGGTACATCTCTTTCGTTGACGACGACGATCAGGTGGCGCCGAATTATGTTGAATCGTTGGTCGAAGCCATACAAAGTGAGCCGGGAGTTGACTGCGTTACTTTCGACGCTTGGGTCACTGTCAACGGTAGCTCAGGCAAGGTGTGTAAGTACGGAGTCGACTACGAGGATATCAATTGTGACGACGCTTATTACCGGCGCCCGAATCACGTTTGCTGTTTCCGAACGGAGATCGCTCGTTGCGTTCCGCGGGAGGACATCACGTGGGGAGAAGATTCGTCTTGGTCGAAAGCGGCGATGCCACTTGTGCATCGTGAATTGCGTCTCGACCGGACGCTTTATTATTACCGATACGACCCGTCGATGTCGGAGTCGCCTCCTCCTCGGCCATCTGGTGCTTCACAACAGGAACGCCGCAGACCCCGCCTTCGACTAACCATTGCCGTATTGTCAATCGCTGCTCGCGTACGGTCATTCTTGCCAACCCTTATTGAACGTCTCGCCATCCAATTACGTGAGCGCCCTGTCGAGTTGCTCGTGCTTCTGGACAATCAACTCACCTCAATCGGTGAGAAGCGAAATTCGCTCATTGCCACCGCGCAAGGCGAATATGTCGCGTTCGTCGATGACGATGATCGTGTGACGGACGACTACGTTGATTCACTTCTCCAAGCAATTAATGACCACGCAGGTGTCGATTGTATTGTGTTTGACGCCTGGGTGACCAACGACGGCGCCGGCGGTCGCACATGCCGGTACGGAATTGAATACGACAATGAAGACCGCTCGGACGCGTACTACCGGCGCCCCAACCATTTGTGTGCCATACGCACTGAAATTGCTAAATCAGTGCCGTTTGAAGCCGTTAGCTGGCATGAGGACTTTTGCTGGGCGGCTGCCCTCGCGCCCCGGCTCCGCACTCAGGCGCGTATCGAGCGGGTGTTGTACTACTATGACTTTTGTTCAGCAACTTCGGCGTCGGCCTCACCGGAAAAGCACGCTGCACTTGAGGGCCGTAGATCGCAGAGCGTCGCGTTAGGCTCTTCGCCCGGCGGACGATCAGAGGCCGAATTGCCAATTTATGGATTTATTCACGTCGCAATGATGAACCATTGGCGACGCGTCGTTGAAGAGCAGCTTTTGAAACTAAAGGCATCTGGATTATGGGACCGGACTGAGCGAATCTTCGTCGGCCTACTTGGGCCGCAACGAGATCACTTCGACTTTGAAGATGACAAGTTAGAGGTCGTTTACTACAGCCCTGACATAGAAGAGGCTGAGTTTCCCACGTTGATGTTCTTGGAGGATTTTTGCAGTAGTCGCGATTGCTTTGCGTACTATCTGCACACGAAGGGGGTATTCCGAGTCAGCCCGCACACTGACGACTGGCGGCGTCTCATGGAGCATTTTGCGATCTATCGACATGATGAATGCGTAAACGCTTTAGTTACCCACGACGTTTGCGGCGTGAACTGGCACGAGCAGTCGATCGGCCCCCATTTCCCAGGTAATTTCTGGTGGGCGCGCTCGTCCTATATCAGAAGCCTTCCATCGATTCATACATTCAACGCGGATTCGATTAGCAATCGACGCGATCGCCATGACTGCGAACGATGGATAGGCCTGAACCCCGCGGCGCGCGTCGCCTGCCTCCACCAATCCGGCGTTAATCACTACGATAGTCCGTATCCGAGCGCGCGTTACTCGAGCGTCGGCGAGGTGAGCAACGTCCTTGCTCTCGACGCGCCGAGCGCCTGGAGAGGGCTTGAACAACGCTTTCAAAACCTGATTGAAGGAATCGGGGCAATTGAGACTGTTGTGGAAATCGGCGTCGAGTATGGGTATAGCCTCTTCTGTTTCGCGACTGCGCTACCTAATGCCACCGTGATCGGCATTGATCCGTACCAGAACGTTCTATCCGGCCATTACGCTGGGGACGCCGGATACGGCGTCATGGGCAGCAGCGATTCTGAGGCGTGGGTGCGACGTTTCTTGCCTCAGTTCCCTCGAGCGATACTTTTGCGAGCTGAATCTCGCGAGATCGCACGCGTCTTTGTCGGAAAAATCGATGTCCTACATATCGACGCAATCCACAGCTATCAAAACGTGCGCGCAGATTTCGAGGCATGGGAGCCTCATGTGCGTCCTGGCGGCTGTGTTTTGTTTCATGACACCAGATCTTATCCCGATGACGTAGGACGATTCTTTCGCGAACTTTCGGGCAGAAAAGCGGAGATCGTCGAGCATCACGGCCTAGGGGCCTGGTACAAACCCCAGCGTCCCGTATGTAGGCCTGATACTTACTCAACTCGTGCCGGTCAAGTTGAGGAGAACGCGATTGCCATCGCGATGAGTTAA
- a CDS encoding tetratricopeptide repeat protein, giving the protein MTATPPQKTEYAQLLDALLHLHELEKTHLSESDDAERLRDLMEGHWKNLTDQEKNRLTGLSQDLYSISEPPKKPNPPTRSEAKRVSSQLRRVVEARKRGEWDSALSLIREIADRVQPDAASYMRGNILSDAGESQAALVFLQHAHNLDPSNGNYEAIYLNKLHEVSPADAEVEAANILASGGHATSVVLKAIDIRYSFTRRQPDFETTHELKTLSQKLQGILQSPDVAGEKNPSLYSMACGLLGFIYDHLGNYNEALSAYNRGIEANPTNDGLIVARGILQYGKTSESISDFERAVNLKTTLTWPYFYLAHDSLLNHEFNKCRQLSEHALSMQQSNWVKAELFEWIAICKAELGLPSPQVEAAFVEALKHDPQNRRISSNYNLFITGADKATTLWNMESAEVVRQLGQRGFDLAIAA; this is encoded by the coding sequence GTGACTGCAACACCTCCACAAAAGACAGAATACGCACAATTACTGGACGCACTACTCCACTTGCACGAACTTGAAAAGACGCACCTCTCTGAAAGCGATGATGCCGAACGACTGCGAGACCTCATGGAAGGTCATTGGAAGAACCTAACCGACCAAGAAAAGAACAGGCTTACCGGCCTGTCTCAGGACTTATACTCGATATCGGAGCCTCCAAAGAAACCTAACCCGCCCACTCGGAGCGAAGCTAAGAGAGTAAGTTCGCAGCTTAGACGCGTAGTGGAGGCACGCAAACGCGGCGAATGGGATTCTGCGCTGTCGCTAATTCGCGAAATCGCGGATAGAGTGCAGCCGGACGCCGCATCCTACATGCGAGGAAACATTCTGAGTGATGCCGGGGAATCACAGGCGGCTCTAGTCTTCCTTCAGCACGCACACAACCTAGACCCAAGCAACGGTAATTACGAAGCAATTTATTTGAACAAATTGCATGAAGTAAGCCCTGCGGACGCCGAGGTGGAAGCAGCAAACATCCTGGCGAGTGGGGGGCACGCAACCTCTGTCGTACTGAAGGCAATTGATATCCGCTATTCGTTCACGCGAAGGCAGCCTGACTTCGAGACGACGCACGAGCTTAAAACACTATCTCAAAAACTCCAGGGAATACTCCAAAGCCCCGATGTGGCAGGGGAAAAAAATCCGTCGCTGTACTCAATGGCGTGTGGGCTCCTTGGATTTATTTACGATCACCTCGGAAATTACAATGAAGCGTTATCCGCTTACAACCGTGGCATCGAAGCCAACCCGACAAACGATGGACTTATCGTTGCGAGAGGGATTCTGCAATACGGAAAAACCTCGGAATCCATAAGTGATTTCGAGAGAGCGGTCAATTTGAAAACTACGCTCACATGGCCATATTTCTATCTGGCTCACGACTCTCTCTTGAATCATGAGTTCAACAAGTGTCGCCAGCTAAGTGAACACGCACTCTCAATGCAGCAATCGAATTGGGTTAAAGCCGAGCTGTTCGAGTGGATAGCAATTTGCAAAGCCGAACTTGGCCTTCCGTCACCGCAAGTCGAAGCTGCATTCGTAGAAGCCCTCAAACACGACCCTCAAAACAGACGAATTTCATCTAATTACAATCTATTTATCACGGGGGCCGATAAAGCAACCACGCTGTGGAATATGGAATCCGCTGAGGTCGTTCGGCAATTGGGCCAGCGAGGCTTTGACCTAGCAATCGCAGCCTGA
- a CDS encoding iron-sulfur cluster assembly scaffold protein — MGTTRYSPLLLAHLRSPSNFGADEEATHIGGVLSSEIAPEIIFYLRMQGERIDSIRFKTAGCAVTIGLCSILASNIHGWLANEAAAIDTATLQDWIESIPADRLGLLDVVLSALQNALSSSDTTQFGTPDASSASFHECASHSAVAITRQYPRFDTRLPACAARHDVRPNTGVYFCAHPQVFSQHSHVTAELCRVCSLAALPMPANLRKYRELPIHTGPCEYLGEFQELRPCKTCRGNVMTKVFNCNHSAHRQTTMKECAACYDYVAKHATDAE, encoded by the coding sequence ATGGGCACAACAAGATACTCGCCTTTGCTGCTAGCGCATTTGCGCAGTCCTAGTAATTTTGGCGCAGACGAAGAAGCCACGCATATTGGAGGGGTGCTCAGTTCTGAGATCGCGCCAGAAATTATTTTCTATCTCCGAATGCAAGGAGAGCGAATCGACTCGATCCGATTTAAAACAGCAGGCTGCGCAGTCACGATTGGCTTGTGCTCAATCTTGGCCAGCAATATACATGGGTGGTTGGCTAACGAAGCCGCGGCGATAGACACAGCAACCCTGCAAGATTGGATCGAAAGTATACCCGCAGATCGACTCGGCTTGCTAGACGTGGTGCTTTCGGCTCTGCAAAATGCATTATCGTCATCTGATACGACGCAATTTGGCACGCCGGATGCCTCTAGCGCCTCCTTTCATGAATGCGCATCGCATAGTGCCGTCGCAATCACGCGACAATATCCACGCTTTGACACTCGCTTACCTGCTTGCGCAGCTCGTCACGACGTCAGGCCGAATACCGGAGTTTACTTCTGTGCTCACCCACAAGTATTTTCGCAACACAGCCATGTAACTGCAGAGCTGTGCCGTGTGTGTTCTCTAGCAGCTTTGCCGATGCCCGCAAATCTTCGGAAGTATCGAGAACTCCCAATTCATACTGGACCTTGCGAATACCTTGGTGAATTCCAAGAACTCCGTCCCTGCAAAACATGCCGGGGTAATGTAATGACAAAGGTCTTTAACTGTAACCACAGTGCTCACCGTCAGACGACAATGAAGGAGTGCGCAGCTTGCTACGATTACGTTGCCAAGCATGCTACTGACGCGGAGTAG
- a CDS encoding iron-sulfur cluster assembly scaffold protein, whose product MSRFSETLLEHARHPRHFGRDDEAELFGQAGLENGPPRVEIYLRVANDVITRVTFYAAGCGVTIGACSALSELIEGCTLREAASVDTLQLTNALDGVPSDKGYCLNVCIAALRNALARRLLGDLQPR is encoded by the coding sequence ATGTCGCGATTCTCCGAGACCTTACTAGAACACGCGCGTCATCCGCGGCACTTTGGGCGTGATGACGAAGCAGAATTATTCGGCCAAGCTGGACTGGAAAATGGTCCGCCTCGCGTTGAGATCTATCTTCGCGTCGCCAACGACGTGATTACGCGGGTGACGTTTTATGCAGCCGGGTGCGGCGTGACAATTGGCGCGTGTTCAGCGTTGAGTGAATTGATTGAGGGATGCACGTTGCGTGAAGCCGCGAGCGTCGACACATTGCAATTGACAAATGCATTGGACGGCGTGCCTAGCGACAAGGGTTACTGCCTGAACGTTTGCATTGCCGCGTTAAGAAATGCCTTAGCCCGTCGACTTCTAGGGGACTTACAGCCGCGATGA
- a CDS encoding sulfotransferase family protein: MEIPIHFVAGLPRSGSTLLLNLLGQNPSHHVTPTSGLVELFVQLKNRWPEFIEFKAQGLEKVKPRILGALKGLMAGYFENELLSGQTVFDKSRGWLQYIEPLEEALGRPVKLIVTVRDVRAIVASFEKLYRQRSIEYREAIGPTFYQCQTVQGRAEVLLSSGSVLGLSFARLRDALARGVGDRLLIVPYRALTARPEETLDILHASLGLMPFKYDPQNVIQITREDDHVHGMPLHKIRGRVEPPVNQPWEGILPEALCRALAEEYGDINRLALYQPIEHRPYQNVGDEKISHNGVLSHSL, translated from the coding sequence ATGGAAATTCCAATCCATTTTGTCGCCGGTCTGCCTCGTTCAGGTTCAACGCTGCTGTTGAATCTCCTCGGGCAGAACCCATCTCACCACGTCACGCCGACAAGCGGCCTCGTTGAATTGTTCGTGCAGCTCAAAAACCGCTGGCCTGAATTCATCGAATTCAAGGCTCAAGGACTTGAAAAGGTTAAGCCGCGGATTCTCGGCGCCCTTAAAGGATTGATGGCGGGATATTTCGAGAATGAATTGCTTTCCGGCCAAACCGTTTTCGACAAATCGCGAGGCTGGCTGCAATATATAGAACCCTTGGAGGAAGCCCTTGGCCGTCCAGTCAAACTCATTGTCACCGTACGAGACGTCCGGGCCATCGTTGCGTCGTTTGAAAAACTGTATCGCCAACGGAGCATTGAGTACCGCGAGGCAATTGGCCCAACATTCTATCAATGCCAGACGGTTCAGGGACGTGCGGAGGTACTATTGAGTTCTGGTTCTGTCTTGGGACTCTCGTTTGCACGGCTTAGAGATGCCCTGGCCCGTGGCGTTGGAGATCGATTGCTCATAGTTCCCTATCGCGCACTGACCGCTCGGCCCGAAGAGACTCTGGACATACTCCACGCAAGCCTCGGACTAATGCCGTTTAAATACGACCCGCAGAATGTCATTCAAATTACACGAGAAGACGACCACGTGCACGGGATGCCGCTCCACAAGATCCGTGGCCGTGTCGAACCGCCAGTTAACCAGCCCTGGGAGGGGATTCTGCCAGAGGCGTTATGTCGCGCATTGGCTGAGGAGTACGGTGATATTAATCGACTAGCCCTATACCAGCCAATCGAGCATAGGCCCTATCAAAACGTTGGTGATGAAAAAATCTCGCATAACGGCGTGCTCTCTCACTCACTCTAA
- the rfbD gene encoding dTDP-4-dehydrorhamnose reductase → MRFNESYIILTKPINQFYIPMICKPTHPIVVLGAGGQLGQEICKNLQSRALPFTRLALDITNRFTVLRQLRDLPASAVINAAAYTQVDFAEVDPDICYSVNAQAIYHLVEACRLLKCPLVQLSTDFVFGGDRTRQSPYSEDDLPKPLSVYGRSKLAGEQIAATWPAHFIIRTCGLYGGLSANAEAPSFAKTMLELAENHLSLRVVADQRCTPSYVPHIAQAILKLIQTEAYGTYHITNAGSTTWYEFASTIFQRQGLGVSVIPISSADWGAAAARPHYSVLSCSKYASVCGAPLPSWELALKEYLDYRNSI, encoded by the coding sequence GTGCGTTTCAACGAGTCTTACATCATTCTTACAAAGCCAATAAATCAATTTTACATTCCAATGATTTGTAAGCCCACTCATCCGATCGTTGTTCTTGGCGCAGGTGGGCAACTCGGTCAGGAAATTTGCAAAAACCTCCAAAGCCGAGCATTGCCTTTTACACGACTGGCGCTGGATATCACCAACCGCTTTACGGTGTTGAGGCAATTACGAGACTTACCCGCTTCAGCGGTAATCAATGCCGCGGCATACACGCAAGTTGATTTTGCGGAAGTCGATCCCGACATCTGCTATTCTGTTAACGCGCAGGCAATTTACCATCTGGTGGAGGCCTGCCGCCTCCTCAAATGTCCGCTCGTTCAACTAAGTACAGACTTTGTGTTTGGCGGTGATCGAACACGTCAATCTCCGTACAGTGAAGACGATTTGCCTAAACCACTCAGCGTGTACGGTCGCAGCAAACTTGCAGGAGAGCAGATCGCTGCAACCTGGCCGGCTCACTTTATCATCCGGACTTGCGGCCTCTACGGAGGGCTAAGTGCCAACGCAGAGGCGCCTAGTTTCGCCAAAACGATGCTTGAATTGGCCGAGAATCACCTCTCGCTACGAGTCGTCGCTGATCAGCGTTGTACGCCGAGCTATGTGCCGCATATCGCGCAAGCGATCCTCAAGCTGATTCAGACTGAAGCCTACGGCACCTACCACATAACAAACGCAGGTTCAACAACCTGGTATGAGTTTGCGTCGACTATCTTCCAGCGGCAGGGGCTGGGCGTGAGTGTCATTCCAATCAGTAGCGCTGACTGGGGCGCTGCGGCTGCACGTCCTCACTATAGCGTCCTCAGCTGCTCCAAATACGCCTCAGTGTGCGGCGCACCGCTCCCTTCTTGGGAGCTCGCACTCAAAGAATACCTAGACTATCGCAACTCAATCTAG